The following nucleotide sequence is from Phycisphaera sp..
GGGGTGGATGCCCGCCAGGCCGACGCGTTTGGCCCAGCGGTTCACGATGACCCACACGGCCGTGCGTTCCAGGGGCCGTCCCGTGCGAGACAGGAACAGCCGTCCGAGGTGTGGGTTGCCGCGAGCGACCAGCAGCGGGCGGCATTCCTGGCGATACCTGGCGATCCAATGCACCGCCGGCATGCCCATGGGCACGACGCGCTCCTTATCGCCCTTGCCGCGCACGCGCAGGATGGCCACATCGCGTACGGGATCATCGTCCGCTAAGTCGCACACCTCACTGGCGCGCACGCCGCAGGCGTACATGAGCTCGAGCATCGCCCGATCGCGGAGCCACAGGGGCGGCCCCTTGCCATGTGCCGGCGCGTGGGGTGCCTCAACGAGCTTGCTCACCTGGCTGGGCGAGAGCGTCTTGGGCAGCCGCCGCCATCGTGCGGGGCGCAGCAGCAGATCGGTGGGGTCTTCGGCTACCACGCCCCGGGCGTGCAGCCACCGGCAATACGCGCGGATGCTGGCCAGATGCCGCGCCTGGCTCGGGGATTTCAAGGCGTGCTGGCTCGAGAGGCGGCCCAGGTGGTCGGCCAGGGCTCGCGGGTGGATGTCCGCTGGTCTTCCGATGCCATGCTCGCACAAGTCCGTGGCCATGTCACGCAGATCTCGCGCGTAGGCCATGCGCGTGTTGTGGCTCAGGCCGCACTCGATACGCAGAAAGGTCAGAAACCCCCGCAGGGTGTCCTGGTACTCACGGGGCAATTCATCGATGCCGGGGATGTCCAGGGGCGCTTGCGTCACTCTTGCACGTATCGGCTCACCGGCCCGGGCGCATGGCAAAAGGCCCGCCCCGAGATCGGGACGGGCCTTGAAGGTGCTTTATCTCAGACGGTTGGAGCTATCGGGATTAGCCGAGAAGCTGGAGGACCGACTGGGGCTGGCTGTTGGCCAGCGAGAGGATGTTGGTGGTCGACGAGACCAGGATCTGACTCCGTGTCAGCTGCGCGGTCTCGGCGGCGAAGTCGGTATCACGGATCACCGACTCGGCGGCCCGGGTGTTCTCCAATGAGATCGACAGGCTGCGGATTGTCGCACCCACGGTGTTCTGCTGGAACGCACCGAGGCGTCCACGCAGGGTCGAGACCTGCTCGATGGCTTCCTCAACGACATTCTGAGCGCCGGAGAGGTCATCACCGTCGGCCAGGTTGAGCGACTTACCCGAGGCCAGATCGCCCAGGAAGCCTGCGGTCGAGT
It contains:
- a CDS encoding tyrosine recombinase → MTQAPLDIPGIDELPREYQDTLRGFLTFLRIECGLSHNTRMAYARDLRDMATDLCEHGIGRPADIHPRALADHLGRLSSQHALKSPSQARHLASIRAYCRWLHARGVVAEDPTDLLLRPARWRRLPKTLSPSQVSKLVEAPHAPAHGKGPPLWLRDRAMLELMYACGVRASEVCDLADDDPVRDVAILRVRGKGDKERVVPMGMPAVHWIARYRQECRPLLVARGNPHLGRLFLSRTGRPLERTAVWVIVNRWAKRVGLAGIHPHMLRHSFATHLMTGGADLRVVQEMLGHTSIATTEIYTHLDSDRLQDVVSKHLPLG